Below is a window of Thermoplasmata archaeon DNA.
TCGCGCAGACTGCACTGGGACCTGCGGCTGGAGAGGGACGGCGTTCTGAAGAGCTGGGCGATTCCGAAGGAGCCGCCCTCGGAGCCTGGTGTGAAGAGGCTGGCGGTGGCCACCGAGGACCACCCCCTCGGCTACGGGACATTCGAGGGCGAGATTCCGCCCGGGAACTACGGGGCAGGAACTGTCAGAATTTGGGACAGCGGCAGGTACGAACCCATCGAAATCGCCGAGGGGAAATGGGTCTTCAACCTGAGGGGCAGGAGGTTGGGGGGGAGGTACTGCCTCATCCGGCTCAAGCCCAGGCCGGGGGAGAGGCAGGAGAGCTGGCTCTTTTTCAAAACCGGGTAGCCCCGCGCAATCCCACCCCACGCAAATGGCCGCCGAATCCTCGCGGGAACGTGGGCCTATCGGCCCGGCGAACCCCGGCCCCGCATTTCGTCAGCAGACCCCGCCAGAAAGGTCGCGGTCCGCACTCCTTCAGTAGGTTCTCGCAAGATAGGCCGCGGCCCCAGCCTCCCTGCCGCAAACGACGCACTTCCCGCTGTAGCTCTCTCCGCCGAAGAGGGTCCCGAGCATCCTGACGCCCAGCCTATCCTCGATTTCGCGGCCGCAGGGCTCGGAGCCGCACCAGCCCGCCCTGAGAATACCGGTTGGCGCCTCCTCGACGAGGTCTGTGATGTCCCTGATTCCGCGCCTCATCAGCTCCCTGGACCGCTCCAGGAGGTTCAGGGCGATGCGGTCCAGAAGGGCCCTCGACTCCTCCCCCACCCCGTCACGGGAAACGGCGAGCTTCTCGCGCGTGTCCCTCCTGACCAGAATCACCTGCCTCCTCTCGATGTCCCTCGGACCTAGCTCAATTCTCAGCGGGACGCCCCTCATCTCCCAGTAATAGTACTTCGCACCGGGCCTTATGTCGCGGTCGTCGAGGTGGGCGCGGAGGCCGCAGGACCTCAACTCCGCCGCCAGCTCCCGCGCGGCCTGAATCACCGGCTCTTTCATCTCCTTCGCCAGCACTGGCACAACGACCACCTGTACGGGTGCAATCGCGGGCGGGAGCACCAGGCCACCGTCGTCGCCGTGGACGCCGACCACCGCCCCCAAGAGCCTCTCGCTCATGCCGTAGGTGGTCTGGTGCACGTGGGGGTGCTCCCCGCTCTCGTCCTCGTAGGTTATGCCATAGGCCCTCGCAAAATTGTCCCTGTACTGATGGATTGTCCCGATCTGCAGCGTTCGGCCATCGGGCATGAGCGTGTCGCAGGCGAGCGAGTAGTGCGCCCCGGGGAACTTGTCCCACTCGGGCCTCCTGAAGACCATGTAGTCCAGGCAGAGGCCCTCCGCCAGTCTTTTCATTATCTCGAGGTCCTGCGCAATCTGCCTCTCGGCGTCCTCGAAGTCCCTGTGGCACGTGTGGGCCTCGAAGAAGTGGAACTCCCTCATTCTTATGAATGCCCGGGTCTGCTTGGTGTCGAATCTGAAGGCATTCACTATCTGGAAGATTTTGAGAGGAAGGTCCGCGTGGCTCCGAATCCAGAGGGAGAGCACGGGGTACATCGCCGTTTCCGAGGTCGGCCTGAGGAGGAGCTTCACATCCAGCTCGCTCCCCCCGGCCCTGGTCACCCAGTAGACCTCGTCCTCGAAGCCCCGGATGTGCTCCGCCTCCTTCCTGAACTGGTCCTCAGGAATGAGGAGGGGGAAGCAGACCTCCTGATGGCCCGTCTCCTCCATCATTGCGCGGATGGCCGAGTCGATTAGGCCCATCGCCCTCCAGCCGTAGGGCGTCCAGACATTAAGGCCCTTCACGGGGTACCTCTTGTCGCAGAGCCCCGCCCTCTCGACCACCTCGTTGTACCACTCGCTGAAGTCCTCGGCCTTCCTGTGGCGCAGGGGGGCCTCCTCGTCGTCGTCCGTCCCGCGAGCGCGCGGGGGCGCCTGCTCGCCGTTCTCGGGGCGCATGCTACCTCCATCCGCAAGAGGGGGGCGAATTAAAACGGTTTCGGTGGGCCATTTCGAGACCATAAATAAAAAATAGCCCCGGAATCAATCAAAGAACGGGTCCGGGTCGGGTTGCGATGATTGAGGTGCTGCTTCTGCTGATCGGGCTGGTTGCGGGCTTCGCGGCGGGCTTCTTTTTCGCGCGCCTCAGGATGTACCAGTCCGTGGACCTGTCAACCCAGAGCTATGCGCTGAGCGGTCTCTCGGCCCAGATCGCGGAGATGAAGGCGCGCTTTGTCGAAATCGAGAGATCCCGCGAGAGGCTGGACGCGGAGAGGCAGAGATTTGAGCAGGAGCGCGAGAGGAGGTTCGGCGAGTTTGTAGGAAACATCCACCGGCTGTTTCAGGAGATGTCCGAGAAGAGTGCCCAGACTGACGCCGAGAAGGAGAAGCGAATTCGGGACCTCATGGAGCACAACAGGAGGTTCTTTGAGGAGCAGAAGCTCGCCACCGAGAGATTCCTCATGGAGCAGGGGCGCTCGAGGGAGGAAATCGAAAGGAGGCGCGACGCCCAGATCGCCGACATGAACAGGATGATTGAGACATTCACGAAAGCGGTGGCCGGGACCAAGAGCAGGGGCATGGTGGGCGAGGAGCTCCTGAAAGAGGCCCTGAGGGAGTCGATTGTGGCGGGCGTGGTCAGGTGCAACCTCCAGACCGAGGGCGGGCCGGTCGAGTTCGCCTGGTGCCTGGGGGACGGGATGCACATCCCGATCGACTCCAAGCTCCCCGATGTATTCGAGCTCCTCGAGGCTTACCGGAGCGCCGGGCCCGACGAGCAGAGAGATATAAAGAGAGAGATAATAAATAAAGTGAGGGGCGAGATAGAGAAGGTACGGAAGTACCAAAACACGCCCAACACGATTGACTCCTGCATCCTTGTCGTGCCGGAGGGTGTGCTCGAGCTGGCGCCGGAGCTGGTCGGCATAGGGAGGGCGGAAGGAGTGTATGTGTGCACATACAGGGAAGTCTTCCCGGTGGCGCACCTCCTTCAGGAGAGGTATATAAGGATGAGGGAGGAGGGAGAGGCGGGGGAGTACAGGAGGGCTCTCGAGGCGATGGGTCAGATGCTGGACAAAATAGGCGGAAAGGTGGACACAATCGAGAGAGGCCTCACCATAATAAAAAATGCAAGTGAGACTATGAGGGACGAGATAGCCCTCGCCAGAAGGCAGGGGGCGCTGGCGCGGGCGGACAAGGTTGCTAAAGGAGGGGGAGAGGATGAGGAATGAAGGAGACGGGGGGCCACCGGACGCCGAGAAGGAGGTGGTGTCATGGCCTCGGTGGAACGGTTCCCGTGGGCCGGTGAAACCGCGATACGTCCGCGAGCTTGATCCCGGTCAAATCATCACGGGGGCCGAGTGAGAGAGCTCTATTTTAAAAAAGAATGGCTGTTCATTTTAATGAACAGTGATATATATATCTGTAGGCTATAATGAATAGTAATGAAATCCGGCATCTCGATGAATGCAGGCGCGCTTGTCAGAAGGCAGCTGTCCCTGATGCCGGAAATCGCACCGCGTCTCACCGCCTCAGCCGACGGTAAGCCCTTCACATAGCGCTTTGTTCTCGACAGGGTGATTTCGAACTCGCTCGCTTTCCTGCGCGGAGACGCGGGGGCGGAGAGGCTCGTCGTTCTCCTCGGACTGAGGGGCGTCGGGAAGACAACGATTCTGCTCCAGCTCTACCAGCGAATCGCCGGTGAAGGCGTGCCACCCGAGAGGCGGCTCTACCTGCCCTGCGACAGGCTGGCGGCCCTCCCCGGGGCCTCGCTGACCCGGGCCCTGCACGCCTACGAAGCTATACTGGGCGGAGACCTCGCTGTCCAGACGAAAAAGATATTCATCTTCCTGGACGAGGCCCAGTATGTCCCGGACTGGGGTCTCGCAGTGAAGGCCGTGCACGACGAGGCGCGCTCTGTCCAGGTCGTCGTGAGCGGCTCCTCAGCCCTGGCGCTCCGGATGAACGCGGATGTGGCGAGGAGGGCGGTCACCTGGAGGGTCACCCCCCCCGGACTTTTGGAGTATCTCGTTCTGACCGGTAGGAAAGTCCGACCGGGTCCGTCACTCGAAGAGCTGACGGCTGCCGCCGGACCTGTCGCGGCTCTGAAGTTCTTCAATAGACAGGCCCGCACGGTCGGCGCGGAACTGGCTCTCTTGCCGGACCTGGAGCACCTCGTCCGTCGGTTTTTGATGGCTGGGAGCCTCCCTTCGACCATGGACGACCCCGACCTGCGGGGCGCCTGGGACAAGACCTACAGGTTGATCGAGCGCATCGTCAACGTCGACCTGCCGGGAATCGGGAGCTTCGACAGGAGCACCCTGCGGGCCGCCATGCAGGCCATCACGCTTGTTGCCGACTCGCCGGACAGGAGCGTCCAGAAGATGGCCTCGGAGCTCTCCCTCCCGCCCGCCACGGTGCTCTCGCTGATGGACGCCCTCGCCAGGGTGGACCTCCTTCTCGAGGTTCCCGTCGCGGGTTCGGCCGGCCGCGGGGCTCGCCGGAAGAAGCGCACGTACTTCGCTGCCCCTTCGATGATGGCGGCGGTGCTGGACGCCTCGGGCACCGACCCCTCGGAGCGCCAGGGGCCGCTGCTGGAGGCCGCGGTGGCCGGCGTGCTGGCCCGGGTGCCGGGGTCTTCTCTTCACTATGACGACGCGGATGGTGGGGCGGATTTCGTGCTCCAGGTGCGTGTCAAGATCGCGGTCGAGGTCGGGTGGGGTAGCAAAGGTGAGCGGCAGGTGAGATTCTCGATGGCGAGGCACAGATGCCCTTGGGGAATTCTCGTGCACGAGTGCCCCGCGCCCTTCCTGAGCGGCAGGGTGGTCCACGTCCCGGTGGAGCAGTTCCTGGCACTGGGCTGAGGGCTGCTGTGATATCCCATAAATACTTTCTCCCGGAGAAATTTCCTGGGGCCATGAAAAAGCTTTCATGCTGTGATATTAGGGCAATCAAGAGAAGGGCCCGCCCGGGAATTCCCCTCCGGACTCCCCTACCCTAATCATGTAGAGCTCCCTCGGGAAGGGAAGCCCGAGCACGCGATTTGACAGAGAAGGCTTTAAATCACTTCTTCAGGCGGCGCTGGTTGATGGAGATGTCCTCGGGGACGATATGCTTCCCTAGATACTGATAGGCCGCCCGGGCGCAGACATCGCAAAACGGGCCGTTCTTTGCCGGTCTATCATTGCACTTTATGCAATCGACCATAAAGGGGCCCTCCACCGATTATCCATGAATTTCATCTTATTTAAACATTATGACCCGAGGCCTGGCAGCGGGATTTTATAATGGGTTCTATTGGGATATAATCCTCCCGGCGCCGGACCTCCGCAGCCCCTGGATTAATAAATGCCGGGCATTCCAGCTCCGTGAAACAATATGCAATATTTACAAAGCGCATATATACTCACATCATGTTTGGTCGAGGGGAAAGCAAATGCGCCTTCTGGCCCTCGACGGCACCGACACCATAGGCGGCACAAAGCTCCTTCTTAATTATGACGGGCTCGGCGTGATGCTCGACTTCGGCCTCAACTACTCGGTCCTCTCCCGCTACTACGAAGAGTATATGAAGCCGCGCGCAACCGCCGGTCTCCAGGACCTCGTGACGATGGGCATAGTCCCAGACGCGCGAGGCCTGTATCGCGATGACGTCCTCCTCCCCGATTTCGGATTGACCGGGCCGGAGGCTGGGAAAATCGATTTTGTACTGGCCAGCCACGCCCACATGGACCACGTGGGCAACATCGGTCTCCTGCGGCCGGATATTCCGGTGGTCACGAGCGCGATGAGCGCGGCGATCATGAGGGCCGTGCAGGACTCCGGAAAGGGAGAGTTCGGGCACGAGATTCTCTATTTCAACGCCCGCCGAATTCAGGAGAAGCGAGGCGTCCCGGTCCTCCAGCCGGCCCGCGAGCCGATGCGA
It encodes the following:
- a CDS encoding DNA polymerase ligase N-terminal domain-containing protein, with the translated sequence MTGRRKGRPGAAGKQTTLDTAVERGAEGTEAKREKENQRAAAKNSEAPRTGPGASGGATPTPELSSDFAQRFREMEVDREAMRNYYVIHEHSSRRLHWDLRLERDGVLKSWAIPKEPPSEPGVKRLAVATEDHPLGYGTFEGEIPPGNYGAGTVRIWDSGRYEPIEIAEGKWVFNLRGRRLGGRYCLIRLKPRPGERQESWLFFKTG
- the proS gene encoding proline--tRNA ligase, producing the protein MRPENGEQAPPRARGTDDDEEAPLRHRKAEDFSEWYNEVVERAGLCDKRYPVKGLNVWTPYGWRAMGLIDSAIRAMMEETGHQEVCFPLLIPEDQFRKEAEHIRGFEDEVYWVTRAGGSELDVKLLLRPTSETAMYPVLSLWIRSHADLPLKIFQIVNAFRFDTKQTRAFIRMREFHFFEAHTCHRDFEDAERQIAQDLEIMKRLAEGLCLDYMVFRRPEWDKFPGAHYSLACDTLMPDGRTLQIGTIHQYRDNFARAYGITYEDESGEHPHVHQTTYGMSERLLGAVVGVHGDDGGLVLPPAIAPVQVVVVPVLAKEMKEPVIQAARELAAELRSCGLRAHLDDRDIRPGAKYYYWEMRGVPLRIELGPRDIERRQVILVRRDTREKLAVSRDGVGEESRALLDRIALNLLERSRELMRRGIRDITDLVEEAPTGILRAGWCGSEPCGREIEDRLGVRMLGTLFGGESYSGKCVVCGREAGAAAYLARTY
- the rmuC gene encoding DNA recombination protein RmuC, with amino-acid sequence MIEVLLLLIGLVAGFAAGFFFARLRMYQSVDLSTQSYALSGLSAQIAEMKARFVEIERSRERLDAERQRFEQERERRFGEFVGNIHRLFQEMSEKSAQTDAEKEKRIRDLMEHNRRFFEEQKLATERFLMEQGRSREEIERRRDAQIADMNRMIETFTKAVAGTKSRGMVGEELLKEALRESIVAGVVRCNLQTEGGPVEFAWCLGDGMHIPIDSKLPDVFELLEAYRSAGPDEQRDIKREIINKVRGEIEKVRKYQNTPNTIDSCILVVPEGVLELAPELVGIGRAEGVYVCTYREVFPVAHLLQERYIRMREEGEAGEYRRALEAMGQMLDKIGGKVDTIERGLTIIKNASETMRDEIALARRQGALARADKVAKGGGEDEE
- a CDS encoding AAA family ATPase is translated as MISNSLAFLRGDAGAERLVVLLGLRGVGKTTILLQLYQRIAGEGVPPERRLYLPCDRLAALPGASLTRALHAYEAILGGDLAVQTKKIFIFLDEAQYVPDWGLAVKAVHDEARSVQVVVSGSSALALRMNADVARRAVTWRVTPPGLLEYLVLTGRKVRPGPSLEELTAAAGPVAALKFFNRQARTVGAELALLPDLEHLVRRFLMAGSLPSTMDDPDLRGAWDKTYRLIERIVNVDLPGIGSFDRSTLRAAMQAITLVADSPDRSVQKMASELSLPPATVLSLMDALARVDLLLEVPVAGSAGRGARRKKRTYFAAPSMMAAVLDASGTDPSERQGPLLEAAVAGVLARVPGSSLHYDDADGGADFVLQVRVKIAVEVGWGSKGERQVRFSMARHRCPWGILVHECPAPFLSGRVVHVPVEQFLALG